A window from bacterium encodes these proteins:
- a CDS encoding CsgG/HfaB family protein, which translates to MRTLVILLALLAVAGLAEQPAIAIVDFEAVNCDEGIAKAVGEIMRTEIIATGRFRVIERAQLAKIIEEHSFQLSGMVDASTIAEFGKLVGADYVAVGSVSRLAGTYTVAVRYIDVETAEAALGRTETADGEGMLPDVCRRLAAALTGLPYSGTSGGGYTSGTSDAGRIAFSSLRDGSFEISVMDADGRNQTKLTSNDNHDWSPAWCPVE; encoded by the coding sequence ATGCGTACACTGGTAATTCTGCTGGCTTTGCTGGCGGTCGCCGGGCTGGCCGAGCAGCCCGCCATCGCCATCGTGGACTTCGAGGCGGTGAACTGCGACGAGGGCATCGCCAAGGCGGTGGGCGAGATCATGCGCACCGAAATCATCGCCACCGGCCGCTTTCGGGTCATCGAGCGGGCGCAACTCGCCAAAATCATAGAGGAGCATTCCTTCCAGTTGTCGGGGATGGTGGACGCGAGCACCATTGCAGAGTTCGGCAAGCTGGTGGGGGCGGACTACGTGGCGGTGGGGAGTGTGAGCCGCCTGGCGGGCACCTACACCGTGGCGGTGCGCTACATTGACGTGGAGACGGCGGAGGCGGCGCTGGGGCGGACGGAGACGGCCGACGGCGAGGGGATGCTGCCAGACGTGTGCCGCAGGCTGGCCGCGGCGCTTACCGGCCTGCCGTACAGCGGGACCTCGGGCGGCGGCTACACATCGGGCACCTCCGACGCGGGCCGCATCGCCTTTTCCTCCTTGCGCGACGGAAGCTTTGAAATCTCCGTGATGGACGCCGACGGGCGCAACCAGACCAAGTTGACCAGCAACGATAACCACGACTGGTCTCCCGCCTGGTGCCCGGTGGAGTAG